DNA sequence from the Chitinivibrionales bacterium genome:
GGATTGTGAAAAAGCTTCGAGTTCCGCTGCGCGGAGCTCTGCTGCTTTTCGCGCCTTCGCAAGCTGCTGCTCGACTTTACGCAACCGCACGACCGCGACACTCTGTTCGCCGACAATGGCGTCAACCTCATGCTTGCGCAGTGCCGAAACAAGCTCTTCAGCTTCGGCCAGGCGCTTTTCAAGTTCTTCGTAGGTAGGTTCCCGTTTGCTGTTAGCCATCATCACCTTGTTCGATATTAAGTTGTTGCGCGATTGCATCTTTATCATCAAGGCTGCCGAAAAAAGTCATGCGCATTGCCGGGTCATCGCAGGTGACAAGAAGGGTCGGCGTCACGACGATACGTTCCTTTAAGGCTGCCTCAAAATCTTTGTATACATCGATTACGTGTATGGTACATTGTTTGGTCGCTTTTCCCGAGCAAAGGTTATTGAGATTGTTGAGTGCGCGCAGAGAATTGGGCTCATCGCTGGCGACAAAGAGAACAAACCGGTAATGAGCTTTGCCGCCGGTATGGGTATCGGATGAAGGCATCATTGGCCTCCTTTCCGGGTGCGGCGGGAGCTGCGATTCTTCTGTAGCACTTTTTCTTCGCTATCTTTGCTTTTCCGCATAATTTCCCGTTGTTCACGGGCTTTGTCGAAAATGACGTCTTCACTTTTCAGATTTTCAAGCTCGACAATCGCTTTATCGATTCGGGCCTGCAAAGCCAGCCTTTCGGCTTTAGAGGACGCCTTCATGCGTTCGATTTCCTTCTTTTTGGCCTCAACCTCGTACTGCCGCTGACGTTCTTCCTGCTGCTCACGGATCTCCTGCTCCTGACGGGCCACGCCGGTGAGCATGCCGCCTTTGCCGCTATAAATGTCGGCAAATCGTATACCGTCTGAAGTTATCATGAATTCCCGAAACTGATTGGTATGCTGAGAACCTCTGGATTTCATGATCAGAATCGTGCGGTTCATTTCCCCGCCGATTGACGAATAGTTAAGATACACAATCGTATCGATAATCGATGAATAGCCGATTCCGAAAATTTCGCCGATATTTTCTTTCCCGGTGATCTGGTTGGTAAGCAGAACGGTAATGCCTTTTCGGCGACAATGCGTGACAAGCCGAAGCATGAAATAAAAAGCGGTTGCCTCGGAGCCCATTCGATCAAACGAGGAGACCGCATCTACAATTACATACCCTGGGTTATGGTCTTCAATGGCATTCATCAGATTATCTAAATGGATTTCAGGAACGACGGCTTCCGGCATTTGCGAGAGGATTTTGAGCGAACCTTTTTGGATTACCGGCTCGAGATCGATTCCCGAGCTTTTCATCATGCCAACCATGTGCCCGGCCGATTCTTCATAGTTGACATACAACACCCGCTCGCCGTTCTCGCATGCATTGCGCGCAAAGGTATTGGAAATCGTGGTTTTGCCGGTTCCGGTGGCGCCGACAATAGCGGTGCACCCTCCTTTGGTATACCCGCCGCCCATCATGTGATCGAGTTCCTCAAAGCCGGTGGAGATATGGCCTGTTATCGGTGGATAGGACATTTCCAGATCTACCAAGGGATGAAAGACCAATCCCCGTTCGCTGATCGCGTAGGGGTTGGCGCCGCTGCTGAATCCGGAGCCGCGGCATTTGACAATCTGCAGCAGCCGTTGGTGCTCGGTGGTCTCCGCCCTCAGTCTGACAACACAATCGGTTAAAAACTCCACAAAGGGGTAATAGGACTGTTCGCCGGCAAGCTTCATGGTGATCAGTGCGGTGAGTTTGTGATCTAAAAGCCAGTCGTGAAGCATAAAAATTTCGTTGCGTTCCCTCGCGGGGTTTTCAAGCAATTGCAGAAGAACATCGACTGCATCGATAACAATACGTTTTACATTCAGTTTCCGTATAAGGCCTTCAAGCAGGGCGAAGAGTCCCGCAAAGCTGAATTCCCCTGTGACGACTGCTCTGGGATCGAGCCGGGGATCAAGCACCGCAAGGCGTCCTTCCTTTTCGAGCTTCGCCAGATCCCATCCCAGAGTAAGCGCGTTACGCCTGAGTGCATCGGCGCGTTCTTCAAAGGAAATCAGTATGCCCGCCTCGCTATTCTGCGCGCCTTCAATCAGAAAATGCATGCCGATAATGGTTTTTCCGGTGCCGGTTTCGCCGTGGATAAGTGTTGTACGGCCGGAAGGATAACCACCGCGAAGTGCTGCATCCAGGCCGCCAATTCCAGAAGAGAGTTTTATGAGTTTTTGGGTCATAATACCTTTGTTTTTGGAATGGGTGAAACAGGGAAAATATTAAAAAGCAAAATAAGTCCTGGATACTGATTTTGCTAATTCATAGCTCTGTCGGATAACCCGGATTTGGCTTGGCTTAACCGGTGGTAGCGGCTGATGGTTTTGAGGCCACTTGTATTTATAATTTTTGAGAGCTATATTTTTAAAATGCCGTTAGCGCGTGTGAATGGATAAAAGAAGGCATATTCGAAAACGATTATTTCCCACCCAGACATTACTGCGAGGCGCCATGTCCCCCGCACCTGAACAGTTCGGACGCTACAAAGTGGAGCGGCTTCTTGGTGAAGGCGCTATGGGAAGGGTCTATCTGGCGCAGGATCCGGTTCTGGGGCGTAATGTTGCGATCAAGGTGATTTCGATAGCGCCACTACTCAAAGGCGCCAATCGGGAAGAGTATCTTTGCCGTTTTTCGGTCGAAGCCAAAGCATCCGCTCAATTGAGCCATCAATCGATTGTTGCCGTATATGATGCCGGTGATGAGGAGGGGATACCCTGGATTGCCTTTCAGTATGTAGAAGGCCGGAGTCTCGAGGACCTGCTGAAGGAGGCTGGTTGTCTGCCGGTTGACCGGGCGCTGTCGATTGCCGGTGATATAGCGTCGGCTTTACGCACGGCACACCACGACAAGATTATTCACCGCGACATAAAACCGGCCAATATTCTTATCGACAACACCACCGGTATTGCAAAACTTGCCGATTTTGGAGTTGCCAAGGCGCCCTGGGCTATGTTAACGCAGGAAGGCGCCACCCTCGGCTCGCCGGGATATATGTCGCCGGAGCAGGTTGACGGTGCGGAGCTTGACGAGCGCTCGGATATCTTTTCGCTCGGCGTGGTGATGTATGAAATGATCGCGGGAAAACACCCCTTTGCCCGGGAAACTGTTGCCGCGACCGTCTATGCAACACTTGGGGGATCATATGTCCCTCTTCGAGAGCATGCACCGGATATTCCTGAAGACCTCGAGCAGGGAGTGGCCCGGTGCCTGACACCGGATAAGGAGCAGCGCCTGAAATCCGCTGATGAACTTATGAGTCTGCTTCAAAATATCGATTGCACCGGAAAAGATAGGGTTGTAAAGTCTTCCTTGGCCGCAAAAAAAAAGTTTACGCAACAAAGCGAGCTGCCGAAGATTGTGATTCCGGTATCCGGGATAATGAAGTTTTTCGTTCGAATTGATGAATTGGTGCGCAGAAACCCAACGTTTAACAGGGTGATTGACCGTTCGGCAGACCTGTTTGTCCGGCTCAAGCCGCATGCCGCGGTTGCAAAACGGCGATGCGGCAAAGTGTTCATGTCGGGATCCCGCAGGCTCACCCGATTTATTGTCGCTCAATATAAAAAAACAGCCAAAGTGCTTGCCCACAACAGGCGGTTGCGCTATGCTTCTGTTGGAGTTTCTGCTGGAGCCGTTGTGGTTTTCGTCCTGCTGATGCTTTTATCTCCCGGCGAGGAATCGATTTCCGAATCCGGGATTTCAAAACTGCTGTCTTTTCCGGTTCCCGCACTCAGCAGCAACCATCGGGATATAATTGACAGTTGTCTCGTTCTGATGAACCGGGGTGATTTCGATGAAGCAGAAGAAAAAGCGGCCGCTCTTATCAAAGAGAAAGGCGCTGCCGCGGCATACGGGTACCTGCTCCAGGGAAGAATCGAGCTTGAAGATGAGGAGTATTTTGCCGCAAAAGACGCCTTTGAAAAGGCACTGGAACTTCCCCACGGTAAACGTGTCCTGGACAAAGAACGGCATGCCCTTTTAGAACAGACAAAAAGGCTCCTGACCCGGGAACGAGCACCCGAATCTTTGGCGTCTCTGGCAACGCATACGCTTGAGCTCGCCGGATACGAAAAAGTGCAGAAGTGGGCGTATGAAAAACCGTACTGGCTTCGGTGGAACACGGTGAGAATTCTCGAGGCTGCGGGAAAGGATGTTGATATGGTGGAGGTGTACATTCTCGATATGAACCATGGAGGCAGCGCCCGGACGCGTATTCGGGCGGCGCGCAAACTGGGTGAGCTGGGCGACAAACGGGCAATACCCGCACTCAAGGAAGTCAAGGAAAAGGGCCTGCGGGACCCCTTCGTCGCAAATGTGGCGTCATCGGTACTGGAAAAGTATTTCGAGGAATAGGGGCAAAGGGCGGGCCAAACGTTCAACGCTCAACGCTCAAAAATTTTGTGGCATGGTCTTCCAGACCATGTTCTGTTATTATCTCAGATCGTTGTCGCGTTCCTGATAGGACACCGGGAGAGGCGGTCAATTTAAAAAAAATGTGCTGTTTTCATTGCATGGTGGGGCTGCTGAATGACATTTCCACCACCCCATTCCCTCAAGGCCCATACCTTTTATCCTGAATCGCCCGTTGGGTCACCGATGATGGTTTCGTGGCGATGAGCACTTCCACCGAGTCAACGCGTTTGTCCGAAGCGGGATGGGTGGATATGGCTTCTGTTAAAACACCCCAGCTATGGTTGCTGAGTGAACCGAGGTATTCGAGAAAGGTTTTCATGCCGTTGGGGTTATAGCCGGCTGAAGTAAGATACTCTACCGCACAGCTGTCGGCCTGGTATTCGTTATCTCTGCTGTATTTGAGAAACATGAAACCCGAAGCAACATCCAGAACTGTTCGCAAGCCGGATTCTTCACCGACAACAAGGTCGAGAACAAAATCCATGCCGGTCTGTTTGACCAGTTGCTTTGCGCCAT
Encoded proteins:
- the kaiC gene encoding circadian clock protein KaiC yields the protein MTQKLIKLSSGIGGLDAALRGGYPSGRTTLIHGETGTGKTIIGMHFLIEGAQNSEAGILISFEERADALRRNALTLGWDLAKLEKEGRLAVLDPRLDPRAVVTGEFSFAGLFALLEGLIRKLNVKRIVIDAVDVLLQLLENPARERNEIFMLHDWLLDHKLTALITMKLAGEQSYYPFVEFLTDCVVRLRAETTEHQRLLQIVKCRGSGFSSGANPYAISERGLVFHPLVDLEMSYPPITGHISTGFEELDHMMGGGYTKGGCTAIVGATGTGKTTISNTFARNACENGERVLYVNYEESAGHMVGMMKSSGIDLEPVIQKGSLKILSQMPEAVVPEIHLDNLMNAIEDHNPGYVIVDAVSSFDRMGSEATAFYFMLRLVTHCRRKGITVLLTNQITGKENIGEIFGIGYSSIIDTIVYLNYSSIGGEMNRTILIMKSRGSQHTNQFREFMITSDGIRFADIYSGKGGMLTGVARQEQEIREQQEERQRQYEVEAKKKEIERMKASSKAERLALQARIDKAIVELENLKSEDVIFDKAREQREIMRKSKDSEEKVLQKNRSSRRTRKGGQ
- a CDS encoding protein kinase, with the protein product MDKRRHIRKRLFPTQTLLRGAMSPAPEQFGRYKVERLLGEGAMGRVYLAQDPVLGRNVAIKVISIAPLLKGANREEYLCRFSVEAKASAQLSHQSIVAVYDAGDEEGIPWIAFQYVEGRSLEDLLKEAGCLPVDRALSIAGDIASALRTAHHDKIIHRDIKPANILIDNTTGIAKLADFGVAKAPWAMLTQEGATLGSPGYMSPEQVDGAELDERSDIFSLGVVMYEMIAGKHPFARETVAATVYATLGGSYVPLREHAPDIPEDLEQGVARCLTPDKEQRLKSADELMSLLQNIDCTGKDRVVKSSLAAKKKFTQQSELPKIVIPVSGIMKFFVRIDELVRRNPTFNRVIDRSADLFVRLKPHAAVAKRRCGKVFMSGSRRLTRFIVAQYKKTAKVLAHNRRLRYASVGVSAGAVVVFVLLMLLSPGEESISESGISKLLSFPVPALSSNHRDIIDSCLVLMNRGDFDEAEEKAAALIKEKGAAAAYGYLLQGRIELEDEEYFAAKDAFEKALELPHGKRVLDKERHALLEQTKRLLTRERAPESLASLATHTLELAGYEKVQKWAYEKPYWLRWNTVRILEAAGKDVDMVEVYILDMNHGGSARTRIRAARKLGELGDKRAIPALKEVKEKGLRDPFVANVASSVLEKYFEE